DNA sequence from the Coffea eugenioides isolate CCC68of chromosome 9, Ceug_1.0, whole genome shotgun sequence genome:
aaacacttttaaggtgttttaatttatttcagatctggtttggaattattttattgaaaattttattacttAATTATGTATTTAGTCTAGTGCGAAATTGATTCTGTTAGAAACTACAATAGTAAATTAATAAGTTGAAATTATAATTCAGGTCATTTAGGTTGACCAGCCATCCCatcaacctgaaattttcggaTTCGAATCAGGTATCCTGATCCATTTTGGGTTGACGGGTCGTgttcgggtcaacagattttTTGTTGTACCTGGACCTCAACCCGTTTCTGATCTGATTGCCACCCctatttcaaatcatttttttacctcacatacatcacatcgcAAAAAAGTTGTATTaaagtaattattccaaataatatttcaaacaacCTCATTGTTTAATGCATGTAGTATTCTTGGCCGTGTACATCTATCTTAGTGGATGTACGCATTTTGTTATTGATATACATACAAATATTGTCATAGGTTTCTTTCAACAAAGAAAATAttatcgcaagtatatcgaTTTGTCAGAGCTGAATCCTGTTCCATTTTTAATACCATTTACAGAGAGTCTTGCCAACTATGATTATAAGCTTTCAAGGAAGAACCCAATAGAAACGGATGAGGGGTCTCGCAAATTGAAACCTGTAATTTTATTACATCTGATGTACAATTTACACTAATGGATTTCAACTTGGTAGATTTCAACTGGTGATGCCGATGATCTGACAAAAACACCATAAAAATAACCTTGAATATAATTGGTAATTAGTGTAGGAAATGAGATGGTCAAAAGAGTTAAGATGAGAACAAAGTCTAAGAGGCCGGCCAAACAAGTTTTGACCACGGAAGTGGATTGTTCCATACTGGTTCCTTAAGTCGTCGATTACATCCAGCAATTGCGGTGGAGCATCCAGGAATACATCCAACAATTGCGGCGAAACATCGAGGAAGTTGCTAGTCAAAAAAATAGCCCGCATCTGATCTCAACTGATGTAGGCTTCTCCAAGGTAATTTGACTATTTCCCCTACGATATTTGATTAATTATAACATTTTGGTTCACCTATTTAGGCAGATGCTCTTTGATCAGTTCAATAATATCCCTATGCTAGTGAAAGATAAAACTTTGCTCTACTTCCCAATAATGAGTCCTCTCAAGTTATTCTTTCTGCTACTTCTCATCCTTGCGGTAGTCATAGTTACGTTATGTCTTTTGGGCATAAGGACTCCAAAGCTTCCTGCGGCTGCTGGGGTGACAATTGCAGTGTTTACTGGTTTTATCCTGCTACAGAAGAGACGcaataaaaagaagaagcagGGCCATTTTGAACGAAATGGAGGTCTTCTATTGGAGAAACAATTATCTGCTGCAGATGGTGCTATTGAAAAAACTAGAATTTTCATTTCTAGGGAATTGGAGGCGGCCACTGATGGATTCAACGAAAGTCGAATACTTGGTCAAGGTGGCCAAGGTACAGTATATAAAGGGATCCTAGCCGATGGAAGAATTGTGGCAATCAAGAAGTCGAAGGTTGACGAAAGCCTGTTGGAGCAGTTCATCAACGAGCTCGTCATTGTTTCGCAAGTTAATCACAGGAATGTGGTAAAACTTCTGGGTTGTTGCTTGGAGACAGAAGTTCCTCTGCTTGTCTATGAATTTATCCCTAATGGAACCCTATTTAACCTCATTCAAAACGACAATGAGGCTGAATCCTTTCCTTTTACTTGGAGCTTGAGATTAAAAGTAGCCACAGAGGTAGCAGGAGCATTGGCATACCTACACTCGGGGCTTACAATTCCAGTCTTTCACAGGGATATCAAGTCCACCAACATATTGTTGGATGAAAAATACATAGCTAAAGTATCAGACTTTGGAGCTTCATTGTCCATTGCAATTGACAAAACCCACATGACTACTCGAGTCCAAGGGACTTTCGGCTACATCGATCCAGAATATTTCCGGTCGAGCCAAATTACTGACAAAAGTGACGTTTACAGCTTTGGGGTGGTTCTTCTTGAGCTCCTGACAAGACAAAAGCCCATACCTTCCAGAGGAGAAGGAGAAGATGTCTATTTAGGATTGGCACAAAGGTTTCAGACATCCATGGAAGAGAATTCTCTTCCAACGATTCTTGATCCTCAAATTATAGATCAAACAAATGAAGGGGAGGTCATTGCTGTTGCTAAACTTGCACAACGATGCATAGACTGGGATGGAAGGAGGAGACCAACTATGAAGGAAGTTTCCATCGAGTTGGAAAACATCAAAATGTCCAGAGGGGGTTTAACTATTCAAGAAAATTATCAAAGTCCAAGTTGCACCGGCGAAGAAGCTGTTGTGATGATTGATGTTTACGACGCATGGACTATTGGAAGTGAGAACGTTAAGTCAACTTCAGATGCCTACGCGGTATTGAACAATACAATCTAATTCAGCGCTGGCGGCAAAATGACGGGGCTGGAAAGGCGCAATGGATCTTCCATCCTACGTCATGTGCCATTCTCTGTCCCTTTTTttattgtgtttggattgtaagttatttgagatatttttactgtagcactttttgtgatgtgatgtatgtgagataaaaaggtaattgggaagataaaaaggtgtattggaaattgtaatggtgatgtaagtaaatatatttgggcaaataacttacaatccaaacacacatatatattattatttctccttcataaatatcatattttagttcttttttatttttttaagatccaataactattaattcaataatacacaaaatttaacaaactcaaaaaatcaaaatgcataaaaaatgagaatttttatgaattttctgctgtattttttaattttctattatatattgcttttttgaactctctgtcccactttttattatattactatttctccttcataaacatcatattttagttcttttttgtttccttaagatccaataactattaattcagtaaaaaaaataaatagaacagcttcaaaaaagtaatatataatagaaaatttaaaaatatagcagaaaattcataaaaaatctcattttttatgcattttgatcttttgagtttgttaaattttgtgtattactgaattaatagttattggatcttaaggaaataaaaaaaaactaaaacatgatgtttatgaaggagaaataacaatataataaaaaatgggacagaGAGTGACACAGGGTGTGGGACGGAAGATCCGTTGCATACAGGGCAGTCGCCCGAAGAATTCCACCAAATGTTTGTATGCACTGTGAACTTGGAGTTCAAGAAACAACTTCCTGTGGTTATTTTCTTCCCCCCCCTCCTCCCCTTTTTTTGTGGGAGAATGTACTGTGCTTTAGCGGTCTATCTTTTTACCGATAACTTCATCAAATAAAGTAGGAAAAAGTTCCTTGACCATATCACAACATATTTtgtgggcctgtttggaacctgagttttttgggagtttgtctgaTAAGTCATAATTTgtgctaaatttataattatttttccctttGATTTTAGCTAAATATTATCTTAATTGATATAttctatttatatttggtatttgggaTTAATTGCAGGAAGTGGTGAAGAAAAAGTACTGAAAATCGTCATTCTAGCAGACTCCCTGATAgtttggcgtgcccacgcctaactCCAGCTTTCAAGGACGGATTTTCGGGATGATTTGCACACGTGAAAGCTTCCAAAACTAAATGAAGCAGCGGACTACAATGCTGAAAAGCAGTGGGGCCATTTCAAAAGCTGAAGAAAGCTATCCATAATAAGATTCCTATTGT
Encoded proteins:
- the LOC113783743 gene encoding putative wall-associated receptor kinase-like 11 yields the protein MLFDQFNNIPMLVKDKTLLYFPIMSPLKLFFLLLLILAVVIVTLCLLGIRTPKLPAAAGVTIAVFTGFILLQKRRNKKKKQGHFERNGGLLLEKQLSAADGAIEKTRIFISRELEAATDGFNESRILGQGGQGTVYKGILADGRIVAIKKSKVDESLLEQFINELVIVSQVNHRNVVKLLGCCLETEVPLLVYEFIPNGTLFNLIQNDNEAESFPFTWSLRLKVATEVAGALAYLHSGLTIPVFHRDIKSTNILLDEKYIAKVSDFGASLSIAIDKTHMTTRVQGTFGYIDPEYFRSSQITDKSDVYSFGVVLLELLTRQKPIPSRGEGEDVYLGLAQRFQTSMEENSLPTILDPQIIDQTNEGEVIAVAKLAQRCIDWDGRRRPTMKEVSIELENIKMSRGGLTIQENYQSPSCTGEEAVVMIDVYDAWTIGSENVKSTSDAYAVLNNTI